Proteins co-encoded in one Rhodococcus sp. PAMC28707 genomic window:
- a CDS encoding 3'-5' exonuclease: MANLVIASNTKAMRKLDKGTKDKVWAFIEKLSVNHTTPGLHIEPLNAAVDPRVRTGRVDQHFRAILFKVDDKLGDDPTFIYMGTWPHDEANKLAERSRLRVNPINGVLEGIIGELDGEDDRKKRTVVPDPRGELDRALKAQAKGYLAERFSLSDLTDRLGLEQELAERAHAAANEDVLLDIAANAVGWQGSALLDLATGLHIDTIREKHGFTENPIDENLDEDEKILKALEQPASKMQFTFVEDDEELRRVIEGGDFAAWRTFLHPEQRKYVEQNHNGAFRLSGGAGTGKTVVAIHRAHRIAKTDPTARIVLTTYNKTLAADLKTALQSLDPNVVIANRLGDPGIYVGGIDALGNAAINQAGDIADAAEYVLGYRGVELTNNRTNTDKVWRDVVQTVSSGLDVKLATPGFLENEYVAVILANKVTTLEQYAKVARPGRGVRLSRPQRIAVWKVVEAFRRQSRMDGSLSFPEILALAAEQLRLRAQTGKGFFADHVLVDEAQDLHATHWALLRNLVAEGTNDLFIAEDSHQRIYGQPIVLSRFGIKIVGRSRRLTLNYRTTAQNLHFAVSILSGANYRDLEQGEESTDEYRSARLGPNPELVECSDAADELDKVAGLVRNWITPQEGTDLPAVAPSTIAVLTRGVNDRSQFVRALGERGVEARALDNNPASPDHVQVLTMHRAKGMEFSRVVLAGIDNTHVPSAATLRSVPTEERDEAMLRERSLLYVAASRARDELVVTWSGRRSELLNSSTIE, encoded by the coding sequence ATGGCGAACTTGGTCATCGCGTCGAACACCAAGGCGATGCGAAAGCTCGACAAGGGCACTAAGGACAAGGTGTGGGCCTTCATCGAGAAGCTCTCCGTCAACCACACCACTCCGGGCCTGCATATCGAACCGCTCAACGCTGCGGTCGATCCGCGCGTCCGCACCGGACGAGTGGACCAACATTTCCGTGCAATTCTCTTCAAGGTCGATGACAAGCTCGGCGACGACCCAACATTCATCTACATGGGGACATGGCCGCACGACGAGGCCAACAAGCTGGCGGAGAGATCTCGGCTACGTGTAAACCCGATCAACGGCGTTCTCGAGGGCATCATCGGCGAACTCGACGGTGAGGACGATCGCAAGAAGCGCACAGTTGTTCCCGACCCGCGGGGTGAGCTGGACCGCGCGCTGAAAGCTCAGGCCAAGGGGTACCTCGCAGAACGATTCAGTCTCAGCGATCTCACGGATCGACTCGGTCTGGAACAAGAGCTTGCGGAGCGCGCACATGCCGCTGCAAATGAAGACGTCCTCCTGGACATCGCGGCAAACGCCGTCGGTTGGCAAGGCAGTGCACTTCTCGACTTGGCAACCGGCCTACACATCGACACCATCCGCGAAAAGCATGGCTTCACAGAGAACCCCATCGACGAAAACCTCGACGAAGACGAGAAGATCCTCAAGGCTCTCGAACAACCCGCGTCGAAGATGCAGTTCACCTTCGTCGAAGACGACGAGGAACTACGACGCGTTATCGAGGGCGGCGACTTCGCCGCGTGGCGCACGTTCCTGCACCCCGAGCAGCGAAAGTACGTCGAGCAGAACCACAATGGCGCCTTCAGGCTCTCCGGTGGAGCCGGGACGGGCAAGACCGTCGTGGCGATCCATCGCGCTCATCGCATCGCCAAGACTGATCCGACTGCCAGGATTGTCTTGACAACCTACAACAAGACGCTGGCCGCCGACCTCAAGACTGCCCTTCAAAGTCTCGACCCCAACGTCGTGATCGCAAACCGTCTCGGCGACCCAGGAATTTACGTCGGTGGAATCGACGCTCTAGGAAACGCCGCCATCAATCAGGCCGGTGATATAGCAGATGCTGCCGAGTACGTTCTCGGTTACCGCGGCGTGGAACTGACCAACAATCGAACCAACACCGACAAAGTCTGGCGAGATGTGGTCCAAACAGTCAGTAGCGGCCTAGACGTCAAACTTGCAACACCGGGATTCCTGGAAAACGAGTATGTCGCAGTAATTCTCGCAAACAAGGTGACGACACTCGAGCAGTATGCGAAAGTCGCCCGCCCTGGCCGCGGGGTTCGACTCAGCCGTCCGCAACGGATCGCGGTCTGGAAAGTAGTCGAGGCGTTCCGTCGACAGAGCCGGATGGACGGCAGCCTCAGCTTCCCTGAGATTTTGGCACTAGCCGCGGAGCAGCTTCGACTTCGTGCCCAGACAGGTAAGGGCTTTTTCGCCGATCACGTACTCGTCGACGAGGCACAGGACTTGCACGCCACACACTGGGCGTTGCTGCGAAACCTCGTCGCCGAGGGCACAAACGACCTGTTCATCGCGGAGGATTCACACCAGCGCATTTACGGTCAGCCGATTGTGTTGTCGCGGTTCGGGATCAAGATCGTGGGACGGTCGCGGCGCCTGACATTGAACTACCGGACCACCGCACAAAACCTTCACTTTGCAGTCAGCATTCTGTCCGGCGCTAATTACAGGGACCTCGAGCAGGGTGAGGAGTCGACCGATGAGTATCGGTCGGCTCGCCTCGGCCCCAACCCCGAGCTTGTCGAATGCTCGGACGCTGCTGATGAACTCGACAAAGTGGCGGGCTTAGTCCGGAACTGGATCACACCACAGGAGGGCACTGATTTGCCCGCAGTCGCCCCTTCAACGATCGCAGTCCTCACTCGAGGAGTCAACGACCGCAGCCAATTCGTACGCGCCTTGGGAGAACGCGGAGTTGAGGCCCGCGCTCTCGACAACAACCCCGCATCCCCCGATCACGTGCAGGTACTCACCATGCACCGAGCAAAGGGGATGGAGTTCTCGCGGGTCGTCCTCGCCGGAATCGACAACACTCACGTCCCGTCTGCGGCAACTCTTCGTTCGGTTCCGACAGAGGAACGTGATGAAGCTATGTTGCGAGAGCGCTCACTCCTGTACGTCGCCGCAAGCCGGGCGCGGGATGAGCTCGTGGTGACCTGGAGTGGCCGCAGGTCGGAGCTATTGAATTCGTCGACGATCGAGTGA
- a CDS encoding DUF262 domain-containing protein, producing MQGSISRVTELFDGNSKHLWIPVYQRNYDWKLKHCARLFDDLIDIIREDRKTHFFGAIVGNPETSFKYVVIDGQQRLTTTSLLMLALVHALDDGITSSQDPNLASDIRDSYLVLKARNDAVKFKLKPVKNDNDAYSRLLRGDTLIETSAITANYRYFRQRIAEGELDGDQIWTAIFRLQVMALDLEQQDDPQRIFESINSTGLELSEADKIRNVVLMHQPSHEQEDLYENYWNRVEKAVEYRTDWFIRFYLVSKTGKTPRQDGVYEAFREYQKNSVSTTREILSEMRDYADYSHELNNACTGIAHADSRLRRFNMVKHDVTLPLTMPLLGEVKTGAVSPEDFTRVIAILDSYLFRRFISGVLTSALNKIFATLYSEIHRLRGEGDRFSDVLAYSLRRRAASGRFPTDAEFKESFATRNLYNINRENRNYLFECLENNWSNDTHDIAGALESQSISIEHIMPQTLTAAWRHDLGVDADAIHATWCNRIGNLTVTGYNSSYSNSTFAEKKKRDNGFDDSPYRLNSLLKNSDVWTEAQLKERTQALTDVALAYWPLPSTVFEPYVPPLPSLPMGDDESFTNRTIVSFEFGDANKTVTSWKDAFVEVIRTLVDLRREEIFAYSGESSDFAIAEYPNEISPRDSLVVPGLTVVTATSTRAKLAVLRKLFDHLDVDTDDLVFTLRNTDAAEPEDETTEASPFAELIKFLPKMEELASTAVTEEDTRHLRDEFTQAFAAFTISNPQATIPGKNLTHLESADFIEAATTDEVLAALSMMLQIETMMPQFHRLIAAGTTVKWLTTLTSNGVH from the coding sequence GTGCAGGGCAGCATCAGTCGAGTCACCGAACTGTTCGATGGCAACAGCAAACACCTCTGGATTCCTGTCTACCAGCGCAACTACGACTGGAAGCTCAAGCACTGCGCCAGACTATTCGACGACCTGATCGACATCATCCGCGAGGACCGCAAAACGCACTTCTTCGGCGCGATTGTGGGCAACCCGGAGACATCGTTCAAATACGTTGTGATCGACGGTCAACAACGGCTGACCACCACCAGCCTGCTGATGCTGGCACTGGTCCACGCGCTGGACGACGGCATTACTTCCTCCCAGGATCCAAACCTGGCGTCCGACATCCGCGACAGTTATCTCGTCCTCAAGGCCAGGAACGACGCGGTAAAGTTCAAGCTCAAGCCGGTCAAGAACGACAACGATGCCTATAGCCGACTCCTGCGCGGAGACACCCTGATCGAGACGTCCGCTATCACCGCCAATTACCGATACTTTCGCCAGCGGATCGCCGAGGGAGAACTCGACGGGGACCAGATCTGGACAGCCATATTCCGTCTGCAAGTTATGGCGCTGGACTTAGAGCAGCAGGACGATCCCCAGCGAATCTTTGAGAGCATCAACTCCACTGGCCTTGAGCTCAGTGAAGCCGACAAGATCCGCAACGTGGTGTTGATGCACCAACCAAGTCATGAACAAGAAGATTTGTACGAGAACTACTGGAACCGTGTCGAGAAGGCCGTCGAATACCGCACCGACTGGTTCATCCGCTTCTATCTAGTTTCTAAGACCGGCAAGACGCCTCGACAGGATGGCGTTTACGAGGCGTTCCGCGAATACCAGAAGAACTCTGTGTCCACTACTCGCGAAATCCTATCGGAGATGCGCGATTACGCCGACTACAGTCATGAGCTCAACAACGCATGCACGGGCATCGCCCATGCCGACAGTCGGCTGCGCCGATTCAACATGGTGAAACATGACGTCACGCTGCCATTGACCATGCCGCTTCTCGGCGAGGTGAAGACCGGAGCGGTGTCACCTGAGGACTTCACGAGGGTAATCGCGATCCTTGACTCCTACCTTTTTAGACGTTTCATCAGCGGAGTCCTTACCAGCGCCCTCAACAAGATCTTTGCAACCCTGTACTCCGAAATTCATCGCCTTCGCGGCGAAGGTGACCGGTTCTCAGACGTGCTGGCATATTCTCTGCGACGAAGGGCCGCCTCTGGTCGATTTCCTACTGACGCCGAGTTCAAGGAATCCTTCGCCACTCGCAACCTCTATAACATCAACCGCGAGAACCGCAACTACCTGTTCGAGTGCCTTGAGAACAACTGGTCCAACGACACCCACGACATCGCCGGAGCATTGGAGAGCCAGTCGATCAGCATTGAACACATCATGCCCCAAACACTGACCGCTGCGTGGCGTCACGACCTCGGTGTCGACGCCGACGCGATACACGCCACCTGGTGCAATCGCATCGGCAACCTGACGGTTACCGGATACAACTCTAGTTACTCGAACTCCACGTTTGCGGAAAAGAAGAAGCGCGACAACGGGTTCGATGACTCGCCGTACAGGCTTAATTCACTGCTGAAGAACTCTGATGTGTGGACGGAAGCGCAGCTCAAGGAGCGCACGCAAGCACTGACCGACGTCGCGCTCGCTTACTGGCCGCTGCCGTCTACGGTTTTCGAACCTTACGTGCCGCCGCTGCCCTCCCTGCCAATGGGCGACGACGAATCCTTCACCAACCGCACAATCGTGTCGTTCGAGTTCGGGGATGCTAACAAGACTGTAACGAGCTGGAAGGACGCGTTCGTCGAGGTCATCCGGACCCTCGTGGACCTACGCCGCGAAGAGATCTTTGCTTATTCGGGCGAGTCAAGCGACTTTGCAATAGCTGAGTATCCGAACGAGATCTCCCCCAGGGACTCTTTGGTAGTGCCAGGGTTGACGGTCGTGACCGCGACCTCTACTCGCGCAAAGCTTGCGGTTTTGCGGAAGCTGTTCGACCACCTCGACGTGGATACCGACGACTTGGTCTTCACACTACGCAACACTGACGCTGCCGAACCCGAGGACGAAACAACTGAAGCCAGCCCGTTTGCGGAGTTAATCAAGTTCTTGCCCAAGATGGAAGAACTTGCGTCAACCGCCGTGACAGAAGAAGACACTCGTCATCTTCGAGACGAATTCACCCAAGCGTTCGCCGCCTTCACTATAAGCAACCCCCAGGCCACGATACCGGGCAAGAACCTTACACACCTGGAATCGGCAGACTTCATCGAGGCCGCAACGACCGACGAAGTCCTCGCGGCGCTGAGCATGATGCTTCAGATCGAGACCATGATGCCTCAGTTCCACCGGCTGATCGCCGCAGGAACAACCGTGAAATGGCTGACCACATTGACCTCGAATGGAGTGCACTAA
- a CDS encoding DEAD/DEAH box helicase — protein sequence MGALLPTIQANNLREGLTDYLATTFALTDPDAQGTLSDFVGHSDTGMFKGPYVRLRLPFAPAVGNWGMHLDWCPAGFIPYGHQAFAFERLSTKFQTRPQPTLVTTGTGSGKTEAFLYPILDHVLRAKAAGVTGMKALILYPMNALANDQAERLASVIAENSELSGVSAGLYTGEQSTGGRTKVSDEGLITDRSLMHSAPPDVLLTNYKMLDHLLLHPDRSDIWRLSTESLQYVVLDEFHTYDGAQGTDVAMLLRRLGLTVKAHWTDSSPVTDKDRARPLGRITPVATSATLGSRAEPRAMLSFARTVFGEPFEPDAVIGETRLTVAEWLSDRDTSLDRLFEAKAPELVESAERLDAFTSGSPSNAAVTAAVLAELFQRAEVFERTELFTTANDLDTDRRLSVNDVRRLSSDEQLHLLKGHPLLAQLLTHASIAVSLADLAAAVFDIPAIERDTRRIRTAQQRFLDYLFAALSHLRAEVGRSALNVDVHLWIRELSRIDRAVATNTSYRWSDDGVQEDGDVMHLPALYCRHCGRSGWGARLAPTGHTLDVTDESIRADHASGASRFRALISAPAEALRVQTRPDEQIEGLRWFRIDDREISDNAPGADSTDDLEGRVLPVLVLTGENVEEGSKNDTCPACGVADGIRFLGSAVATQLSVTLSNLFGDARLDADEKKALMFTDSVQDAAHRAGFVQARSHTLSFRSTLRSAIAGSSLTLPEVCEALIARAGEDPARRYHLLAPDIVDHDEFAPFWKPGSPTSARTKATAKVLRRLEFDIDLEFGLQSRLGRTLELTGSAVAEVGLGGPDRPVRLGRAALNATEHQLTLSTPDSAAVARWVRGTVERVRTRGAIHHPWLRKFVEKDANRRWVWGARPKGEGMPAFPKGRPAPAFPAVGSRSVPEGFDAFTSASSWYARWASQCLGVSPFDGSFLARSLFSVLAEQRVLTAILTESGLTAYALPAAAVIVSAPADADLADKRHLLVCSVCQTPTPGSIIVVDELDGAPCLLVRCPGTLARAPKAQNFYRRLYDSAEMKRVVAREHTSLLPTATRLGYETAFKRGGADPQAPNVLVATPTLEMGIDIGDLSTVMLGSLPRTVASYLQRVGRAGRLTGNSLVLAFVRGRGEHLPKLYDPTSVIQGEVRPPATFLTAEEILQRQYVAHVIDRLARDSSTVAPRGARAVLGSFDQGSWMAELLAAVDLDAKSLVDGFLAQFDEVLDEHTRMSLRAWATPSDGGGPGGLVTSLQDAVHRWNRDLTELTARRDAVDAEMDEFERRASSPAATDDDLRDLRTAKGSLRLVGGQIHDLTDDYWISVLERYGVLPNYTLLDDAVTLDVGVTWIDPDTNQYMGEATSYQRGSRVALTELAPGATFYAQGLAARIDAVDLGAGESNIHTWRLCPQCGWAGITLAGEEPPSVTACPRCGTGAIADVSQQLQVVEMARVSAEVRRDEASINDARDERHKESFTVVTAADIDPVNVERAWFVDNHEFGAEYLRRIDVRWLNMGRRTSQGGTRTIAGQDTTTGLFRVCSSCGQLDRSAGRNSRYEHRSWCRHRNAATEHVREIALARTLRTQGVLLHLPKSLEYDLFAHPSLSAAILLGLRQVIGGSPEHLDVATITDALYAPSQRALLIHDTVPGGTGYLAEFADPAKVWAVLDAARAVVRDCDCAGHDRLACHKCLLPFSPPHELDKVSRMTALRVLNDLLDVDDDVEPNRDEWVKSVREGPRGKPIGGDESPLEKEFYVAFVERLRTMGATVKETPGTYGPSATIVLPGKKIRTWKLTPQVHMANSKPDFELATNDSDVPRIAIFADGRKFHATPGHNRVADDATKRAILRDSGHLVWSFGHEDLQRFKTHELVQPPWLTDSGSSTAMKAGALRPAIVKQLAADPVTTLVAFITDPDLDAWESVGKWLPMALVRSDNRVKGDGETVTANAVRLLDGASAAFGDGVDMCWFHVDGPLSITAAMHHDSRKIKAVLVVDDRDEKLEVHDGRAWKEWLRLSNWLGLSRNHHITTRSLVEAGASAPAAAPVAELTAEWQAVYDSTVSDAEKKFVIELAATDLPVPIVGFETDDGEVVDFAWRDMRIGVLFAPDDATTNTMSEAGWTLCTPDIEQIAVALRSAS from the coding sequence GTGGGAGCACTACTACCGACCATTCAAGCCAACAACCTGCGCGAAGGATTGACCGACTACCTCGCGACGACGTTCGCCTTGACGGACCCCGACGCCCAGGGCACCCTGTCCGACTTTGTCGGCCATTCCGACACTGGCATGTTCAAAGGCCCCTACGTGCGGCTCCGACTCCCCTTTGCCCCAGCTGTGGGCAACTGGGGCATGCACCTTGATTGGTGCCCAGCCGGATTCATCCCCTACGGCCATCAGGCCTTCGCATTCGAACGGTTGTCCACGAAGTTCCAAACGCGTCCCCAACCAACGCTTGTGACTACAGGCACCGGATCTGGAAAGACCGAGGCCTTCCTGTATCCGATCCTCGACCACGTTCTGCGCGCCAAGGCTGCCGGCGTCACCGGCATGAAGGCCCTCATTCTCTACCCAATGAATGCGCTCGCCAACGACCAAGCCGAACGCCTTGCCAGTGTGATTGCCGAGAATTCTGAACTATCAGGTGTGTCCGCCGGCCTCTACACCGGCGAACAGTCAACCGGCGGCCGAACTAAGGTCAGCGACGAAGGCCTTATCACCGACCGCTCTTTGATGCACTCCGCTCCACCTGACGTCCTGCTTACCAACTACAAGATGCTTGACCACCTCCTTCTGCATCCTGATCGTTCCGACATCTGGCGACTCTCAACCGAATCGTTGCAATACGTGGTCCTCGACGAGTTCCACACTTACGACGGCGCGCAAGGTACCGACGTGGCCATGCTTCTGCGCCGGCTCGGCCTCACAGTCAAGGCGCACTGGACAGATTCATCACCCGTCACCGACAAAGACCGAGCCCGCCCGCTCGGGCGGATTACCCCCGTCGCGACATCCGCCACGCTCGGCTCCAGGGCCGAGCCAAGAGCGATGCTGAGCTTTGCGCGCACTGTATTCGGCGAACCGTTCGAACCCGACGCTGTCATCGGCGAGACGCGCCTCACCGTTGCGGAATGGTTGAGCGACCGCGACACGTCCCTCGATCGGTTATTCGAGGCGAAGGCCCCGGAATTGGTCGAATCCGCGGAACGTCTCGACGCGTTCACGTCCGGGTCACCAAGCAACGCGGCCGTGACTGCGGCAGTGCTCGCCGAGCTGTTCCAGCGAGCCGAGGTGTTCGAACGCACCGAACTGTTCACCACTGCAAATGACCTGGACACAGATCGCCGCCTCAGCGTCAACGACGTACGCCGCCTGAGTTCGGACGAACAGCTACATCTCCTCAAGGGCCATCCGCTGCTGGCCCAACTGCTCACTCACGCGAGCATTGCAGTTTCGCTTGCCGATCTTGCAGCAGCCGTGTTCGATATTCCGGCAATCGAACGCGACACGCGCCGTATTCGAACGGCGCAACAACGATTCCTCGATTATCTATTCGCGGCGCTATCCCACCTGCGCGCTGAAGTGGGGCGCTCGGCACTGAACGTAGATGTGCATCTATGGATCCGGGAGCTCTCCCGCATCGACCGTGCCGTTGCCACCAACACTTCCTATCGCTGGTCCGATGACGGAGTGCAAGAAGACGGCGACGTCATGCACCTTCCGGCGCTGTACTGCCGACACTGCGGCCGCTCAGGGTGGGGTGCTCGCCTGGCCCCCACTGGCCATACCCTCGATGTAACCGACGAGTCGATTCGCGCCGACCACGCCTCGGGCGCCTCGCGCTTCCGCGCTTTGATTTCCGCGCCTGCCGAAGCGCTGCGCGTCCAAACCCGTCCCGACGAACAAATCGAAGGACTTCGTTGGTTCCGCATCGACGACCGCGAAATCTCCGATAACGCACCCGGGGCCGACAGCACCGACGACCTCGAGGGAAGAGTTCTCCCGGTTCTCGTCCTGACGGGCGAGAACGTCGAAGAAGGATCCAAGAATGACACCTGCCCCGCCTGCGGCGTCGCCGACGGCATCAGATTTCTCGGAAGCGCCGTCGCCACGCAACTCTCGGTTACGTTGTCGAACCTTTTCGGTGATGCCCGCCTCGACGCTGACGAAAAGAAGGCGTTGATGTTCACCGACAGCGTGCAGGACGCCGCCCATCGCGCCGGCTTTGTCCAAGCGCGCTCCCACACTCTCAGCTTCCGCTCAACCCTGCGCAGCGCTATCGCTGGCTCGTCGCTGACCCTGCCAGAAGTCTGCGAAGCACTTATCGCACGCGCCGGTGAGGATCCCGCCCGGCGCTACCACCTCCTCGCACCCGACATCGTCGACCACGACGAGTTCGCACCGTTCTGGAAGCCTGGTTCACCCACTTCGGCGCGAACCAAGGCAACCGCAAAGGTGCTGCGGCGGCTTGAGTTTGACATCGACCTAGAGTTCGGTTTGCAGTCCAGGCTTGGCCGAACACTCGAACTCACTGGCAGCGCGGTCGCCGAAGTCGGATTGGGTGGTCCCGACCGCCCCGTCCGCCTTGGACGGGCCGCTCTAAACGCCACAGAGCATCAGCTGACGCTCAGCACGCCAGATTCAGCGGCAGTAGCCCGCTGGGTTCGCGGTACCGTCGAACGTGTCCGTACCCGTGGTGCAATACATCACCCGTGGTTGCGCAAGTTCGTCGAGAAAGACGCGAACCGCCGCTGGGTGTGGGGCGCTCGCCCGAAGGGCGAGGGCATGCCTGCATTCCCCAAGGGGCGGCCTGCCCCCGCGTTTCCAGCAGTCGGATCACGTTCTGTGCCTGAAGGATTCGATGCGTTTACGTCAGCATCGTCCTGGTACGCCCGATGGGCGTCGCAGTGCCTGGGGGTGTCGCCGTTTGACGGCAGCTTCCTAGCCCGCTCGTTGTTTTCGGTCCTTGCCGAGCAACGGGTACTCACGGCAATACTGACCGAGAGCGGCCTCACCGCATATGCACTCCCTGCAGCCGCCGTGATTGTCTCCGCGCCCGCCGACGCCGATCTCGCCGATAAGCGTCATCTGCTGGTCTGCAGCGTCTGTCAGACCCCGACCCCCGGCAGCATAATCGTCGTCGATGAGCTGGATGGTGCACCTTGCCTGCTCGTGCGCTGTCCAGGCACGCTCGCCCGCGCACCAAAGGCGCAGAACTTCTATCGGCGGCTCTACGACAGCGCCGAGATGAAACGCGTCGTTGCTCGTGAGCACACATCGCTCCTACCCACCGCAACCCGACTGGGCTACGAGACCGCGTTCAAGCGTGGCGGTGCAGACCCACAGGCTCCGAACGTTCTTGTCGCCACGCCCACGTTGGAGATGGGCATCGACATCGGCGACCTCTCTACCGTGATGCTTGGATCGCTGCCGCGCACCGTCGCCTCATACCTTCAGCGGGTGGGCCGTGCGGGGCGTCTTACCGGAAACTCGTTGGTCCTCGCCTTCGTCCGCGGCCGTGGTGAGCACCTACCCAAACTGTATGACCCGACCTCGGTGATCCAGGGCGAAGTTCGCCCGCCAGCAACCTTTCTCACTGCCGAAGAGATCCTGCAACGCCAGTACGTTGCCCACGTGATCGACCGCCTTGCCAGAGATTCGAGCACCGTTGCGCCGCGCGGCGCACGCGCCGTGCTCGGAAGTTTCGACCAGGGGAGCTGGATGGCAGAGCTACTCGCTGCCGTGGACCTCGACGCCAAATCGCTCGTCGACGGGTTCCTGGCGCAGTTCGACGAGGTGCTCGACGAACACACCCGTATGTCGTTGCGCGCATGGGCAACACCAAGCGACGGTGGAGGCCCAGGCGGACTTGTAACCAGTTTGCAGGATGCGGTACATCGCTGGAACCGTGACCTCACCGAGCTGACCGCCCGGCGTGATGCTGTTGATGCGGAGATGGACGAGTTCGAGCGTCGTGCGTCTTCCCCCGCCGCCACGGACGACGACCTCCGCGACCTACGAACCGCCAAGGGCTCTCTTCGGTTGGTCGGCGGACAAATCCACGATCTCACCGACGACTACTGGATCAGTGTCCTCGAACGCTACGGCGTGCTGCCCAACTACACATTGCTCGACGACGCTGTCACCCTCGACGTCGGCGTCACTTGGATCGACCCCGATACCAACCAGTACATGGGCGAAGCCACTAGCTACCAAAGGGGTTCTCGGGTTGCCCTGACAGAATTGGCACCAGGCGCCACGTTCTACGCACAGGGGTTGGCTGCTCGGATCGATGCCGTAGACCTGGGCGCCGGCGAATCCAACATCCACACCTGGCGACTGTGCCCCCAGTGCGGTTGGGCAGGCATCACACTTGCAGGCGAGGAACCACCGTCGGTGACGGCATGCCCGCGATGCGGCACCGGTGCGATCGCGGACGTGAGCCAGCAGCTTCAGGTGGTTGAGATGGCCCGCGTCTCTGCCGAGGTCCGCCGGGACGAGGCGTCAATCAACGATGCACGCGACGAGCGGCACAAGGAGTCGTTCACGGTCGTCACCGCCGCGGATATCGATCCCGTCAACGTCGAGCGCGCGTGGTTCGTCGACAATCACGAGTTCGGCGCGGAGTACCTGCGTCGCATAGACGTTCGGTGGCTCAACATGGGACGCCGGACTTCTCAGGGCGGCACCCGCACCATAGCTGGGCAGGACACAACTACAGGCTTGTTCCGAGTGTGCTCGTCATGCGGGCAGCTGGATCGGTCGGCGGGCCGCAATAGTCGTTACGAGCACCGAAGCTGGTGCCGGCACCGGAACGCAGCAACCGAGCATGTCCGCGAAATCGCGTTGGCACGTACTCTCCGCACGCAGGGTGTGCTGCTGCACCTACCCAAGTCGCTGGAGTATGACCTCTTCGCTCACCCCAGCCTCAGTGCGGCAATTCTGTTGGGCCTGCGACAGGTCATCGGCGGCTCCCCCGAACACCTCGACGTCGCGACTATCACTGACGCCCTGTACGCCCCCAGCCAGCGGGCTCTGCTGATCCACGACACTGTTCCGGGCGGCACCGGATATCTCGCCGAGTTCGCCGATCCGGCGAAGGTCTGGGCGGTACTCGACGCAGCCCGGGCGGTAGTGCGAGATTGCGATTGCGCCGGACACGACCGGCTCGCCTGCCACAAGTGCCTGCTGCCGTTCTCGCCGCCACATGAGCTGGACAAGGTATCCCGCATGACCGCGCTGCGTGTGCTGAACGATCTTCTCGATGTGGATGACGACGTCGAACCGAATCGCGATGAGTGGGTCAAATCGGTCAGGGAAGGACCTCGCGGGAAGCCGATCGGCGGCGACGAGTCACCGCTGGAGAAAGAGTTCTATGTTGCGTTCGTCGAGCGTTTGCGCACGATGGGTGCGACCGTCAAGGAAACCCCTGGCACCTACGGACCGTCGGCGACGATTGTTTTGCCTGGCAAGAAGATTCGTACATGGAAACTCACTCCCCAGGTGCATATGGCCAACTCGAAGCCCGACTTCGAGCTCGCGACAAATGATTCCGATGTTCCCCGCATCGCGATCTTCGCGGACGGCCGAAAGTTTCACGCCACGCCTGGCCACAACCGTGTCGCCGACGACGCCACCAAGCGAGCAATTCTGCGCGACAGTGGACATCTCGTGTGGTCGTTCGGCCACGAAGACTTGCAACGCTTCAAGACCCATGAATTGGTCCAGCCCCCATGGCTGACCGACAGTGGCTCGTCGACTGCAATGAAGGCTGGTGCGCTGCGCCCGGCCATCGTCAAACAGCTCGCTGCAGACCCCGTCACCACACTGGTTGCTTTCATCACGGACCCTGACCTCGACGCGTGGGAGTCGGTAGGCAAATGGTTGCCAATGGCGCTGGTGCGATCGGACAACCGTGTCAAAGGTGACGGTGAGACTGTCACCGCAAATGCCGTCAGACTTCTTGATGGCGCCTCCGCCGCGTTCGGGGACGGAGTCGATATGTGCTGGTTCCACGTTGACGGGCCACTTTCAATAACAGCCGCAATGCATCATGACTCGCGAAAGATCAAAGCTGTGCTCGTCGTCGACGACCGGGATGAGAAGCTTGAGGTTCACGACGGCCGTGCGTGGAAGGAGTGGCTCCGGTTGTCGAATTGGCTGGGGCTGAGCAGAAATCACCACATCACAACGCGCAGTCTCGTCGAGGCTGGCGCTAGCGCGCCTGCTGCGGCCCCGGTAGCCGAACTAACGGCAGAGTGGCAGGCGGTCTACGACTCGACTGTCTCCGATGCTGAGAAGAAGTTCGTGATCGAACTCGCAGCGACAGACTTGCCTGTGCCGATCGTTGGGTTCGAGACCGACGACGGCGAGGTCGTCGATTTCGCGTGGCGCGACATGCGCATCGGCGTGCTGTTTGCTCCGGACGACGCGACTACAAATACGATGTCTGAGGCGGGTTGGACCCTGTGCACACCTGATATAGAACAGATTGCGGTAGCTCTGCGGAGCGCGTCATAG